A single Nitrosospira multiformis ATCC 25196 DNA region contains:
- the lgt gene encoding prolipoprotein diacylglyceryl transferase: MLVHPQIDPIAIQLGPLAVRWYGLMYLLGFACFILLGRYRIKRNPEGAFTISMLDDMLFYGVLGVIVGGRLGHIFFYQFGYYLEHPLEIFAVWQGGMSFHGGFLGVIAAMALLARKYHLRWLVVTDFIAPLVPLGLGAGRIGNFINAELWGRPTDVPWGMIFPYVDNIPRHPSQLYEFALEGLAFFTLMWIYSARPRPVGAVSGMFLIGYGVFRSFAEFFREPDEGFMGMMTLGISMGQWLSLPMILAGVIMLVWAYRTQAPVSARGKAGKAGKAANAVVAGKRGSKER; the protein is encoded by the coding sequence ATGCTCGTTCATCCTCAGATTGATCCCATTGCCATCCAGCTCGGACCGCTCGCGGTCCGATGGTACGGGCTCATGTATCTCCTTGGTTTCGCTTGCTTCATTCTGCTGGGGCGCTACCGCATCAAACGAAATCCCGAGGGGGCGTTCACCATCAGCATGCTGGACGATATGCTATTTTACGGTGTGCTCGGTGTGATTGTGGGCGGCCGCCTGGGTCACATTTTTTTTTATCAGTTCGGCTATTATCTGGAGCATCCTCTGGAAATTTTTGCCGTCTGGCAAGGAGGAATGTCGTTTCACGGCGGTTTTCTCGGAGTGATAGCCGCCATGGCCCTGTTGGCGCGCAAATATCACCTGCGATGGCTCGTCGTGACGGATTTCATCGCCCCATTGGTGCCGCTGGGGCTGGGGGCGGGGCGTATCGGCAATTTTATCAATGCCGAATTATGGGGGCGGCCGACCGATGTGCCCTGGGGTATGATTTTTCCCTATGTCGACAACATTCCTCGCCATCCCTCGCAACTGTACGAGTTCGCGTTGGAAGGATTGGCGTTTTTTACGTTGATGTGGATTTATTCCGCGCGGCCGAGACCGGTTGGAGCAGTTTCCGGAATGTTTCTGATCGGTTACGGGGTATTCCGCTCGTTTGCAGAGTTTTTCCGCGAACCGGACGAAGGTTTCATGGGTATGATGACGCTTGGGATCAGCATGGGTCAATGGCTGTCGCTCCCCATGATCCTCGCCGGGGTAATCATGCTCGTCTGGGCTTATCGTACCCAAGCCCCTGTGTCCGCGCGGGGGAAAGCCGGCAAAGCTGGCAAAGCCGCCAACGCTGTCGTCGCGGGAAAGCGCGGCAGCAAAGAGCGATAA
- a CDS encoding class I SAM-dependent methyltransferase has translation MSLRRSYSLIAPLYDALLAGAGTGLRAASLEQLPRQENLDILISGIGTGLDLPHVPACHHYVGLDLTAAMLKRARPRIGNLHVDLVQGDSMSLPFVDTCFDHVVLHLILAIVPDARACLKETARVLKPGGSVLILDKFLKPGENAVLRRMVNLLSQHIVTRLDVVFEEVLASVPQLKVESDQPLLAGGWFRSIRLVKAG, from the coding sequence ATGTCTTTGCGCCGCTCCTACAGTCTGATCGCTCCGCTTTACGATGCCTTGCTTGCCGGGGCGGGCACGGGATTGCGGGCGGCCAGCCTTGAGCAATTGCCCCGGCAGGAGAACCTCGACATTCTCATCAGCGGCATTGGTACCGGGCTCGATCTCCCGCATGTTCCAGCGTGTCATCATTATGTAGGGCTGGACCTTACCGCGGCCATGCTGAAGCGGGCAAGACCCAGGATAGGAAATCTGCATGTAGACCTCGTCCAGGGGGACAGCATGTCTCTGCCGTTTGTGGACACGTGCTTCGACCACGTGGTGCTGCATCTCATTCTGGCGATCGTACCGGATGCTCGCGCGTGCCTTAAAGAAACGGCGCGGGTACTGAAGCCTGGCGGCAGCGTGCTGATACTCGATAAATTTCTGAAGCCAGGAGAAAACGCAGTGCTCCGGCGGATGGTGAACCTGCTGTCTCAACATATAGTGACGCGTCTGGATGTGGTTTTCGAAGAGGTGCTTGCAAGTGTTCCGCAACTGAAAGTGGAGTCAGACCAGCCGCTTCTGGCAGGAGGCTGGTTCCGAAGCATCCGACTCGTTAAAGCCGGTTAG